GATTGGAACTTagtttttaatatttaagcGAAATAAATTTTGGCAATAAATAGTATTTAAAGACTATTAAGGTTCAAAGTTTCATTTTGGCTATTTactttttatattttatgaTAGAAAGTAGGTCTAAGGAGTTAATATGGgacattttcttcttttttaatgcaaagtaaaaatattcCGTAtctgttttttttattacattttcaaaatatatttacatatAGGCGCCGGTTAACTGCATTGCATTTAAGgtttaaacaaaaaaaattaatgaaaattagAAAGTTATCATTAATACTAACTCTTAGTTTTATGAAGTTTTTTTATGTTTTTTGCTTCGATGAATCTTCAAACTCGATTAAAGAATCATTGCTGAACTGTTTGCCTCTGAAAAAGGAAAAACTGgggaaaataattaatggtAAAGAAATATACCCATTAGTCAGCCTAGAAATTAAAACTCAACAGCTTAAACTTGAAGGTGAAATTATTCCTTCTAAGATAGTTTCACGTCGTATACTTATTGCAAAAGGAGTGGTTCAATCCAGATTATTACCAAATGATGttttatatttcaatacAAATACGAATAGTAATCAAGCAGTAAAAGCAAAACAATTAGTCGGGGTAGTGACTTATGgcaaaaataatagaaaagaagagCTCTATTCTTCTTGCGatggaataataaaagaggTTTTGCCGCAGGGTTTTCATGATTTTGAGGCTACTTTTTTCGTAATTTACTgtgatttaaaaaatccaGTGCTAAGTACATATTTTGGATACTCAATCGTTCCTATTACTGAGAAAAACACAGTTTTtggaaaatttgaaaatgcaCCAGCTAAAAAAGAgatgaatataaaaaaagacAAGTTAAATGATCGTAATACTCGACTtatatcaaataaagaacacaaaaaattatattttgagCAAAGCACACATCACAAATATAACTCAAGTTTGGAGTATCAAAATAGACAATCAACACATTGTGCTGgtaaatttcaattaaacTCGATTTGCATGAATGAAGGGGATTCAGCATCATCAGATAATTCGGAGAATCCTAGTAACGTGAAAAGAGTTGAATTTCTCTACAAAAAATGTGTACCAAATAAAAGTAAGCCAGCAGATAGTTCATTAACAGTTAAGTTGAAAGCATACAGAAAAAGCTTAGAAGCTCTAAAACAATCAGTAGCAAACATTACAGACTTTTCTCGCGTAGGAAATATAAAATTGGAGGATGAAAAGCAACTAGACTTTGATAAACAAAAGAATTTAGCTTCAAAAATGTCTACTTTGTCCATTAAATATAGGATATGGATATCGTTTGCATTCAcgataataattctaacACTTATAGCTTTGCTTAGAATATCTAGGTATTCTTTCACACATAGTACTTAGTTTACTATCAAACTTGTCCTTGCGGCTCTGTTATTCTCGAGCGAGTTATGCATATTATTAGAGAATAGATGTTAGCTTAGTATTGTTatagtaataatttgaCCAATTAGTATTTGTTTATAAAGCAATATTAATGGATAGGCGAGGCGGGAAATACGTCGTCAACGCATACTGCTTTTCAGTGGAACTGTCTAGATGGGATTAgttgttaaaaaaaaaagaaaacaaataaatgaGATCGAAAGGTAGTTCtattaaagagaaaaatTCCGAATATACACCCAAGGATGATGGTGTATTGCTTCCAGAGAAAAGAAgcttatttaaaatatctgATAATGGCGTTACAGTCCCTAGATTGGAGTTGTTTTATGGGTATCTGAATATTCCATTGAGGTATATTTCACTTTTACTTCTTGCTTTGAAGGCAGTATGTGTAGTATTGTGTACAAGACTTAGTTTTAGATTTCCTGCAAAAGATGGACGTAATTATATTCCTTCAGTGGCAGTTGTTTGTTCAGAATTTATCAAACTAACAGTCTCGTTAGCCAtgatttttattacaaccgcaaaaaaagatattagGGCTTTTCCAAAAGCActatatttggaatttgTGTCGGATAAGTTTGGTAACTTAATAGTTTTGATACCGGGGGTTCTATTCCTTTTCCAAAATAACTTACTATATATTTCATTGAAAAGGCTTCCTGCAGCTCTTTATCAGGTCATGTATCAGCTGAAAATTCTTACAACTACATATTTTAGCGTTCTAATTCTGAAGCGAAAACTTAGTTTAACTCGTTGGTTCGCATGTTTTTTGCTCATTTTTGGAGTTATAATGATCCCAAAGAAATCAAAACACTCTTCTACAGAGCGTACTTCGGGGTTATCAGAGTTTATCATTGGTCTTTTTGCTGCTTTTACTTCTTCATTTACATCTGGGCTAGGGGCCGTAGTGCTTGAAAAAGTACTTAAGGATACCGATGAACGCATTCACACAGGAAATGGTGAATTCCAGACTACAGTTTGGGGAAGAAATGTAATTCTTGCTTTAGTTGGAATAATTGGGGGAGTTCCATTAGCCTACTTTAGCTCCAAGGACCAAATAGCACAGTATGGAGTTTTTCAGGGTTTCTCTCCGTTCGTATTGTTGGTTATATGTTTGAATGCAGGAACAGGTTTCGTAGTAGTTGCAGTTTTAAAATACGCAGATGGAATCTTAAAGTGCTTCTGTAATGCACTTTCAATTGTATTAATTACGCTAATATCATGGCTATTTTTGGGAGACACAAAAATGACTCCTAGATTCGCGTTTGCAGCAACTATTGTTGTTTGCGCAGTGACAATTTACTCTTTAGACAAAGTAATTCCTCGGAAGTTTTATTCAACGGAATTGTTTAGTTCTAAACTTTCATCTAATAATACCGATACCTTTGATTCAGCTGAGAAAACTGAACAATTTAAAGGTCTAGAGAAAGATCCAGAAAATTCACTCTTAATTCAGCGAGATACGAAGacttaaatatttgacGGCCACTTACTTTCGTATATTTTTGACATTTTTCCAAGcctaaattattaatatatgtATTTTTGTGAGATCGTAATGCCTAAAAACTACTTATTAGTAATTTGATAAGTTTCGTGATAATTTACGAATAATTCATGCGTAATTAACATTGATGtttgtaattattaaataagtCCTAGGCTCTACTGAAAGTATCTCTTATAAAAattgatatattttcaagtattatttttctctttaGAAAAATTCGATCTAGAATCCTGTGATTAATTGCTCAGATTCGTTTTGAATGCGCAATGATTTTAGTATAAACTATTTCgaagaatatttaagtTGTAGTATTAAGATGTAACCTATCTACTTTATTAGCGCGTTAGTTGGAAATTCGAGTTGATTATTTTATGGTGCTTTAATTGGCGCAATAATGCGGCCTCGATGTGGGTAGTCTCATTTGAAGGTAACTAGATTTTACGTACAGGAATGGATAGAATTGGTGGACAAGTTGGGCCATCTTGAAGCTTTAGAATGAAGGTTGAACAAAATGTGATAACAACTGAAGCAACCCGATTGCTAGAATGCGAAGCATTCAAAGAGAGAAAAATGTTTGAAATTTACTATTCCAACGgcctttattatttggcAATTTTCAAGGGAAGATATAACATTCAAATGAGATTTCTCACTCTAATTTTAATGTCGGTTCAGTGTATTTGCGTTGTATTATGCATGAAGTTGAGCGTTACTTATCCAGCAAGCGATGGAAAACAATACTTAACTCCAGTTGCTGTAGTTATGGTcgaaattttgaaattactTACTTCTCTGTTCATGATTTTCCAGATTTCTGGTGGAAATTCGTTCAAGGAGTTTATTTATGCTTTAAAGTGCGAGTTTCTACATGATGTACGAGGAAATCTTCTAGTAGTTGTTCCAGGAATTTTATTCTTGTTCCAAAACAACCTTACATATATTGCAATTGAGAATCTCCCTGCTTCTATATACCAAGTAACTGCACAATTAAAGGTACTTACTACTGCATTGTTCAGCgttgtattattaaaaagaagTCTTAGCACTACTAGATGGTTTGCTTGTTTTTTGCTATTTGTTGGAGTATTATTGGTCCAAAAAAccaatattagaaataaagggagtattaattctttccaGCTCATGATTGGCTTTTTAGCATCAGTCACGTGCTCTATCACATCTGGTCTTGGATCTGTAATTATCGAAAAGGTAGTAAAAGACCCGGATGACTCTAAGATTGTCTCTTCTGATATCGAAAACTCTACAAAACTAGATAATCTAATTGATGAAAGACCTAACGATAGAGTTCAATATAAGTCTTCAGTTTGGGGTAGAAA
The Cryptosporidium parvum Iowa II chromosome 2, whole genome shotgun sequence genome window above contains:
- a CDS encoding UDP N-acetylglucosamine transporter-like nucleotide sugar transporter with 10 transmembrane domains, encoding MKVEQNVITTEATRLLECEAFKERKMFEIYYSNGLYYLAIFKGRYNIQMRFLTLILMSVQCICVVLCMKLSVTYPASDGKQYLTPVAVVMVEILKLLTSLFMIFQISGGNSFKEFIYALKCEFLHDVRGNLLVVVPGILFLFQNNLTYIAIENLPASIYQVTAQLKVLTTALFSVVLLKRSLSTTRWFACFLLFVGVLLVQKTNIRNKGSINSFQLMIGFLASVTCSITSGLGSVIIEKVVKDPDDSKIVSSDIENSTKLDNLIDERPNDRVQYKSSVWGRNVILSLIGIFGGTPIAWITCKEKIIRDGVFQGFSWLTILVIFLNAYGGFIVVGVLKYSDSIMKCFFNALTIVIITILSWAFMGDNTPSIKFFIASTIVIIAISVYTFNKVFPDSFYTKFSRLFKFKNRNTESH
- a CDS encoding UDP N-acetylglucosamine transporter-like nucleotide sugar transporter with 10 transmembrane domains, which codes for MRSKGSSIKEKNSEYTPKDDGVLLPEKRSLFKISDNGVTVPRLELFYGYLNIPLRYISLLLLALKAVCVVLCTRLSFRFPAKDGRNYIPSVAVVCSEFIKLTVSLAMIFITTAKKDIRAFPKALYLEFVSDKFGNLIVLIPGVLFLFQNNLLYISLKRLPAALYQVMYQLKILTTTYFSVLILKRKLSLTRWFACFLLIFGVIMIPKKSKHSSTERTSGLSEFIIGLFAAFTSSFTSGLGAVVLEKVLKDTDERIHTGNGEFQTTVWGRNVILALVGIIGGVPLAYFSSKDQIAQYGVFQGFSPFVLLVICLNAGTGFVVVAVLKYADGILKCFCNALSIVLITLISWLFLGDTKMTPRFAFAATIVVCAVTIYSLDKVIPRKFYSTELFSSKLSSNNTDTFDSAEKTEQFKGLEKDPENSLLIQRDTKT